One genomic segment of Helianthus annuus cultivar XRQ/B chromosome 14, HanXRQr2.0-SUNRISE, whole genome shotgun sequence includes these proteins:
- the LOC110906903 gene encoding UDP-glycosyltransferase 75C1 — MILNLGALHVPWAAKVAHAHNLESTLLWCQPASVLDIYYYYFNGYEELISCNNNNPTFTINLPGLPSLTIADLPSFMLSSSPKEHKFVMEFIKDHVDALKIFSRILVNTFDELEIDPIRAIEKVVMLPVGPLVPSEFFEGRGPPNSSFSCDLFEKPMEDYIKWLNTKPKSSVVYVSFGSMATLSIEHVEEMASGLVESAPPFLWVIRDSGQVGKLSKIEELKKQGMIVSWCSQVEVLNHQAIGCFLMHGGWNSTMEALATGVPTVVFSQWSDQATNAKMIEDVWKTGVKVKRREEDGMVEGKEIKRCVEMVMEDEEVRRNAKKWRELARQAINNEGSSAINLKAFLDDA, encoded by the coding sequence TGGTGCCAACCAGCTAGTGTCTTGGATATTTATTATTACTATTTCAACGGCTATGAAGAGTTGATATCTTGTAACAATAACAACCCAACATTTACTATCAATTTACCTGGACTTCCATCGTTAACCATTGCTGATTTGCCATCCTTTATGTTGTCATCCTCTCCCAAGGAGCATAAATTTGTTATGGAATTTATTAAAGACCATGTTGATGCACTCAAGATATTTTCAAGAATACTTGTGAACACTTTTGATGAACTTGAAATTGATCCCATCAGAGCAATTGAAAAAGTTGTGATGCTTCCGGTTGGGCCCCTCGTACCATCTGAATTCTTCGAGGGAAGAGGGCCACCAAATAGTTCATTCAGTTGCGATTTATTCGAAAAGCCAATGGAAGATTATATCAAATGGCTTAACACAAAGCCAAAATCGTCTGTCGTGTATGTTTCATTTGGAAGTATGGCGACTTTGTCAATAGAACATGTGGAGGAGATGgcatctgggttggttgaaagtGCCCCACCATTTTTATGGGTGATTAGAGATAGTGGCCAAGTGGGGAAATTGAGCAAGATAGAGGAACTTAAGAAACAAGGGATGATAGTGAGTTGGTGTTCTCAAGTGGAGGTATTGAACCACCAAGCAATTGGGTGTTTCCTTATGCATGGTGGGTGGAATTCGACGATGGAGGCGTTGGCAACCGGTGTTCCAACGGTTGTGTTTTCGCAATGGTCGGATCAGGCGACCAATGCAAAGATGATTGAAGATGTTTGGAAAACAGGTGTTAAGGTGAAAAGAAGGGAGGAAGATGGAATGGTGGAAGGGAAGGAGATTAAGAGGTGTGTGGAAATGGTAATGGAAGATGAAGAAGTGAGGAGAAATGCTAAGAAATGGAGGGAGTTAGCAAGACAAGCTATTAATAATGAAGGATCATCTGCCATCAACCTAAAAGCCTTTCTGGATGATGCTTGA
- the LOC110908628 gene encoding uncharacterized protein LOC110908628, with translation MSWSWRDIIVDARMEYAKFLQEMAKEVQNSRDIYRISKDLDEFMNKLFNDELTLDNISRLVVASIQIFYIRCILYFSLISIYIDFYRRPRLVNMCKYNVISPFGTDAYVRYMLRKRLQEIIKVEKVLTES, from the exons ATGAGTTGGTCATGGAGGGATATAATTGTGGATGCAAGGATGGAGTATGCAAAATTTCTCCAAGAAATGGCTAAAGAAGTTCAAAATTCACGAGATATATATAGAATATCAAAAGATCTTGATGAATTTATGAACAAG TTGTTCAATGATGAGCTCACCTTGGATAACATCAGTAGGTTGGTTGTTGCCAGTATTCAGATTTTCTACATTCGAtgcattttgtatttttctcTCATAAGCATCTACATTGATTTTTACCGCAGACCTCGGTTGGTGAATATGTGCAAATATAATGTCATCAGCCCGTTTGGAACAGATGCATACGTGCGTTATATGCTTCGTAAGAGGCTGCAAGA GATCATAAAAGTTGAAAAAGTATTAACCGAAAGCTAA